A window of Clostridia bacterium genomic DNA:
TATTCAGGCTCTTGTCTTTACTTTGTTGGCTTCAGTTTACATTGCTTCGGCCACTTCTGAGCCGTAAGCAGGTAGTTTTTAGCTAGGCTGTTTTTTCAAAATTTATCAGGTTTATTATTTTATGAAGGGGGGGAAAATAAGGATGACTGATGCAGGTATACTGGCTATTTGTGCGGCCGTAACTATAATTTTAACTACAGTTACTCCCGGGATTGCACAGGCGAAAGCCACCAGTAAGGCGATGGAAGCTATGAGCCGCCAGCCGGAAGCCGCTGGTGATATGAGAACTTCTTTAATCGTGGCCCTGGCTTTTATGGAAGCCTTAACTATTTACGGTCTTTTAGTTGCGATTTTAATTTTGGGTAAAATTCCAAATTTGGTTGATTTGCTCAGCTAAGGGAGTAAGTCTAGGGGGAGGGGGAGAACGGAGCCTTTTACTCCGTTCATTCCCTTTTGTAACCCTATGATTTAAAGGAAGGTGAAGGAAGTGGGTTTTTCCGTTTCAGATTTAATTTTTGCCATGATCAATTTCCTGGTTTTGTTTGCCATTTTAAATAAATTTGCATTTAAACCTTTATTAAAGGTTATGGATGCTCGTAAAGCAGAAATTAAGCAGGATTTGGAAGAGGCGGCTGAGGCAAATGCTGCAGCCCAGAAGTCTAGGGAAGAATATTTGGCTCAGTTGGAGCGGGCTAAAGAAGATGCTCAGCAAATTATTAATGAGGCTGTCAAAGCCGGAGAAAAAACCAAGGAAGAGATAATTGAACAGGCCCATGAGGAAACAGCACTGATGGTGGACAAAGCCCGGGCCATGATTCAACAAGAAAAAGAAGAGGCTTTGTTAGAACTACGTGATGAAGTATCTACATTGGTTGTGCTGGCTGCTGGTAAATTAGTTGAAGAGGCCTTAGATGAAAAAGAACATGTCCGCTTGGCTCGGAAATGTATTGCGAAGGTAGGGGATGCCTCTTGATTATTTCCGCGGTGCCGCGTCGTTATGCTCAAGCTTTACTAATGATTGCTGTGGAAAATGAAGCTATTGAACAATATGAAACTGAATTAAATCAGTTTCGACGTGCTTTATTGGCTAATCCTTCAATTGAGGAATTATTAAAAGATGCACGGGTTGCACCGGAAAAGAAAAAACGGGCTGTTGATTTTTTAATTGAGGATTTTGCCAGTCCGTTAGTTCGTAATTTTTTATATCTCTTAATTGATAAAAAACGGGAAAAATATGTTTTGGAAGTGGTGGCTGCTTATCAAAAATATGCAGATGAAGCTAGAAATATAATCGAAGCTGAAGTTTGGTCAGTTGTGGAATTGACTAGTAAAGATCGGCGGGATATAAAGCAAAAATTGACCCGTTTGACTGGCAAAAAAATACGTTTGCACAATCATATTGAACCCTCTTTATTGGGTGGTATAAAAATTAAAGTGGGTGATTTGGTTATTGACAGTAGTGTAACCAAAAAACTGGCTTTTTTGAAAGAACATGTCAAGGAAACACGGTTTAAAGAGATTGGGGTGAAGAAGTAAATGAGTATTCGACCTGAGGAAATTAGTAGTATTATTAAACAGCAAATAGAAACGTATGAAGCAAAAACTGAGGTAGCCAAAGTTGGTACAGTTATCCAGGTGGCAGATGGTGTCGCCCGGGTTCATGGTTTAAGTGAAGCTATGTCTGGAGAAATGCTGGAATTTCCCGGCGGAATTTACGGGATGGCTTTAAACTTGGAAG
This region includes:
- the atpE gene encoding ATP synthase F0 subunit C gives rise to the protein MTDAGILAICAAVTIILTTVTPGIAQAKATSKAMEAMSRQPEAAGDMRTSLIVALAFMEALTIYGLLVAILILGKIPNLVDLLS
- the atpF gene encoding F0F1 ATP synthase subunit B, producing the protein MGFSVSDLIFAMINFLVLFAILNKFAFKPLLKVMDARKAEIKQDLEEAAEANAAAQKSREEYLAQLERAKEDAQQIINEAVKAGEKTKEEIIEQAHEETALMVDKARAMIQQEKEEALLELRDEVSTLVVLAAGKLVEEALDEKEHVRLARKCIAKVGDAS
- the atpH gene encoding ATP synthase F1 subunit delta — encoded protein: MIISAVPRRYAQALLMIAVENEAIEQYETELNQFRRALLANPSIEELLKDARVAPEKKKRAVDFLIEDFASPLVRNFLYLLIDKKREKYVLEVVAAYQKYADEARNIIEAEVWSVVELTSKDRRDIKQKLTRLTGKKIRLHNHIEPSLLGGIKIKVGDLVIDSSVTKKLAFLKEHVKETRFKEIGVKK